The DNA segment CCGACCGTCACCGCGAGGAAACTCACGCCGTCCAGGAGCTTGGGCGCACCGTAGGTGTATCTCGCGACCCCTGTCATGGCGTCGGTCCCGACGGTGCCGAGCATCAGGCCGAGCGCCGCCGCGATGAGCCCCTTGACGACGGACTCGCCCAGGAGCCCGCCGATCGTGCTGAGGGCGAGGATCATGAGGGCCGTGTACTCCGCCGGGCCAAAGCCCAGGGCCACGGTGACGAGGGGCTTGGCCACCAGCATCAGCATCAGGACGCTGAAGGTTCCGGCGATGAAGGAGGCGAAGGCGGCCATCCCGAGCGCCGGCCCGGCGCGCCCCTGGCGCGCCATCTGGTAGCCGTCGAGACACGTCATGATCGATGTGGACTCGCCGGGGAGGTTCAGGAGGATCGCCGTGGTGGACCCGCCGTACTGGGCCCCGTAATAGATCCCGGCCAGCATGATCATGGCCGTTGTGGGGTTCATGCCGAAGGTCAGCGGGATCAGGATCGCCACCCCGGTGACCGTGCCGAGGCCCGGGAGGACCCCGACGAGCGTGCCCAAGAAGACCCCGAAGAAGCAGTAGAGGAGGTTGACGGGGGTCGTCGCGACCTTGAACCCGTAGAGGAGGTTGTCGAAGACCTCCATCAGAGCCCCAGGAGCCCTCTGGGAAACGGGATCTTGAGCCAGCGGACGAAGAGGACATAGGAGAGGAGGGACGAGGCCACGGGGACGCTCACCACGATCCACCACCGCTGAGGCTCGACCAGCGCGAGGAGAAAGGCCAGGAAGAGCGCGGTACTCACCAGGTAGCCGAGGCCCTCAAACAGGAGCGTATAGGCGACGAGCGCGAAGACGATGGCTCCGATCCTCCGCGCGGCCGACCAGTGGACCGGGTGAGGCTCCGAGCCGTTCGCCGACGGCCTCAGCAGCGCCCCGATCAGCAGGGCCAGCGCGAGGACGGTGAGAGTGCCCCCCAGGATGAGCGGAAGAAAGGAGGGCCCCGGGCCCACGGCGTATTTCACCCCCGGCAGCCTCAGAGCCTCGACGGTGTACGCCGCGGAGAGCGCCAGCAGGACGGCGCCGGCGATCGCGTCGCCCTTTTTACCCCCCATCGATCACTTCTTCAGCATGCCGAGCTTGGCGAAGATCTCCCTGTAGGCGCCGTATTCCTGGTCCATCAGCTTCGCAAATTCCTCTTTGACCACCCAGCCGTCGGGGAGCACGAATTTCTCCAGGTAGCCCTTCTGCCAGTCCTGGGTCTTCCGCACTTTCGTGAGGACGTCCACCCAGTAGTCGACGATCTGCCGGGGAAGCCCCGCCGGCCCGCCGAAGCCGCGCCAGAGGTAGCTCGTCATGTCCACGCCCTGCTCCTTGAACGTGGGGATCTTCGGCAGCAGCTCGAGGCGCTTGACGTCGGCGACGCCGAGGGCCCGGACCGTGCCCGCCTCGAGCTGGCCGATGCACTCGTTCGGGTTGGCCCAGGCCGCGTCCACATGGCCGCCGAGGAGCGTGGTCATGACCTCGCCCCCGCTCTTGACCGGCAGGTAATTGGCCTCGACGCCGATCGCCTTGTTCAGGTCCAGGGAGGCGATGTGGTCCTGGGACGCCGTGGCCGTCCCCGCGATCGAGAGCTTCTTGGGCCCCCGGCGCTTGATCTCGGCGACGAGCTCGCCGAGAGTCTTCAGCGGCGACTCCTTCCTCACGATCAGGAGGTTCACGTCATCCACCATCTTGGCGATGTACGTGAAATCCTTCCGGTAGTCCCAGCTCGCCTCGCCCAGGATCTGCTGGGTCACGTTGTTCGGGTCCACCGCGCCAAGGACGTAGCCGTCGGGCTTGCTCCTGATCATGTGGGATTTGCCGACCGCCCCGCTCCCCCCGGTCTTGTTGACGATGGCGATGGGGACCGCCACGAGCTTGTGCGCCTCGATGACCTTGACGATGTTCCGGAACATGATGTCGGTGCCGCCTCCCGGGGCGTATGGCACGATCAGCTCGATCGGCCGGGAGGGGTACTTCTCCTGGGGCCAGGCCAGGCCTGGCGCGGCCAGGCTGGCGGCAGTGGTTAGAAGGGCGACGATCCCGGCGCTGACTGTGCGGCGCATTGTTCCTTCTCCTCTCCTGGTGGCTGTTCGCACGGGCCCCCGGGCCGCGTGCCCACCTACGGGCGTGTCCGGTAATGCCCTTCGAGCGCGGGCTTCGCCCGCGCAACCAACTCGGGCCTCGCCTCGTGGCTCTCCTCGCCTTCGGCTCGTCGGGAGCCCCTCGGCTCGAACTGCCATTCCTGGGGGAGGTCTCGGAGGGGGCCGTCGAGGCCCCCTCCGATTGTCCTACGGTTCGAGGGTGTCCTGGAGGACCTCCT comes from the Candidatus Rokuibacteriota bacterium genome and includes:
- a CDS encoding tripartite tricarboxylate transporter substrate binding protein, translated to MRRTVSAGIVALLTTAASLAAPGLAWPQEKYPSRPIELIVPYAPGGGTDIMFRNIVKVIEAHKLVAVPIAIVNKTGGSGAVGKSHMIRSKPDGYVLGAVDPNNVTQQILGEASWDYRKDFTYIAKMVDDVNLLIVRKESPLKTLGELVAEIKRRGPKKLSIAGTATASQDHIASLDLNKAIGVEANYLPVKSGGEVMTTLLGGHVDAAWANPNECIGQLEAGTVRALGVADVKRLELLPKIPTFKEQGVDMTSYLWRGFGGPAGLPRQIVDYWVDVLTKVRKTQDWQKGYLEKFVLPDGWVVKEEFAKLMDQEYGAYREIFAKLGMLKK
- a CDS encoding tripartite tricarboxylate transporter TctB family protein, with the protein product MGGKKGDAIAGAVLLALSAAYTVEALRLPGVKYAVGPGPSFLPLILGGTLTVLALALLIGALLRPSANGSEPHPVHWSAARRIGAIVFALVAYTLLFEGLGYLVSTALFLAFLLALVEPQRWWIVVSVPVASSLLSYVLFVRWLKIPFPRGLLGL